The segment ACAtatcaggataaccaccagctagatgctgcttcaacctagtcactcCTCCTCCCTTaaactctgtgttgcaccatttgcatctccaatgatgccgagtcgagagcatctcgccatgatcccaaccgatgtcacgctcttgatctttcttcttactcatttctgcagatataataaaatactaattattttgaattacctgtaatataacactaattacatatattttttatttgataatattttttactatttaaatatttacaaaaaaaatttcaaaaaaatctcaagttagattcaaatatttcaattgttttgaatcattcttaacattattctcaatttcaaaactaacactgatttttttatttttttatttttttaataatttttatataaataaatatatactataaaatagttgattaattaaagtgaacgaacatcatgctctaaattttttttttataaatatatgcaagtataacaaaacacgatagtttaacgataattaaaataattatatataattttaaaataattttaataattattttaaaacttataaattcaaaataaatatgttatatgcttcaaataatatttttaaattaactaaaatataacattatttttatatttttttattttataattaaatttttaaatttaaataattaaaaaatatttttttttaatttcaaatatttgaagaaaattagaaattagatttaagtagtttgaatcattctaaacatgattctcaaactctgattttttttctaaaatttaaattttttaatttttaaataaataaatatttaaaaatatttaaaaaatatataattaatgaaaattaataattttggtatcatcgtgtagatcttccaaaaatctatcacatataattaaatcatcccaaaatcacaagattttggtatgattttctcttattttcattctttctcattcttatcctatttttaacaacaaaatttaaaaaaaaaatatttactaagaaaataacacattatcttacctccggccaaagatcagcctctcctcgaaccacttctgtaatttgatgaaatttttttctttttttctaattttttggaggtctcaacgGTTTCGTTAAGATCTTCGGACcctcgggagttctctgagacaTCTCAGAGAACTCCAAAGCAGGTAAAGGTTCTTTTATGCATGTGATCTCCGACCCTCCCTCCCCCATAGTCACTTTTGGCATATGGAGTGTCGGTACGGTTCGATTCACGTCGAACCGGACCGAACCGGACCATACCGTCCGATTTTGGACGGTATGGAAGCGAACTGGACCGAACCGCTTGGTTCGGTACCAGTTCGAGATGTTTCTCGAAAAAAAGATCCGAACCGGACCATTTGAGCACCGGTTCGGCTCGATACGCACCGTACAGGGTGGTTCGGCCCAGTACGGCGAACCCTGGTTAGAATTTTGTATAATGATagtatatcataaatattaatataaaaaattattttagaaaataacTAAGCTATTTTATCTATTATATTATATCTTATTTTTGCtatcttttctattatatttattcTACATTGcattttaaaaatagataaacaaaaaaaaaaagctgcatCCCGTGGATTATATGCTAGTGTGTTTTATTATTGAATTCATGGTGGCAGTAACTTTGTCCAAAAAAGTGCTATAGATGTACCCATGAGTTACTTCCACCTCAATACCCAAGCTGAGAAATCACTTGAAGCAATGTTTTTAGAGTCACTCTATCAGGCTTTTTACCTATTTGTCACATTAGCTGAAACAGTGCTAGATCTTCATCTGCATGACCAAAATCTACATGGCCCATCATCATTGTAGTTCACAACACCAAGTCTTTATCTGCTACTGAGTTGAAAGTTGTCCTTGCAATGTCAATGCCTCCACATTTTTTGCATTCATGTGTAGAATTTGAATGGAAACATAAATATCTGTTTGGAGACTGTACCGGACCATAAAACCATGGATCCACCTGCTGTTTTTTCATGTCTGCACCATCAGCAAATGCCGACAGCAGACTCAGCACAGTCGCAGAGTTTGGTCTGATACCTGCTTTGACCATTGCACTGAACATAATGGTAGATTTAATGATCATATTGTTTTGTAGATAACCAGAAATCACTAAATTATATAAGATCACATCTCTTTTAATTAGATGATCAAACAATTCCCTGGCTCTACTTGTTTTATTACTTTCTGCATACATTTCAAATAAGAGCATTAGTCAAAACTATATCCAGAGGAATGTCTCTTCTCTTGATGCTTGTGACATGATGGGCATAATTTAAGCCAGAACAAGCTGAAAGGGCATTTGCTAAAGTGATTGAATCAGGGGATATGTTCACTTCTTGTTGCATGAGTAAGAAAAAAGTTTGAGAGCCTCAGAACTCTGCCCACAATGAATGAGTCCAGCAATCATCACATTCCTTTCCATTTGCCACAATACAGAAGCAGCAGAGGCCCTGGCACAATCTAGTACACAGATCCACAAGAATGGTCTGAAGAACTTCATCTGAAAGACCTACTTCTCTCCTGAGGGCATAACAATGGACTGATCAACCCTCTTTCACTGCTTCCGACTTCCCTGCTGCCTGCATCAAGCTCACCAACATCACCCGATTGGCCGGTTGGCATGCAATCCTTCTCTCGACATGTCACAAGCCATTCCAACTGCCTTGCATGCATTGGGAATCAGACATTTGTGTGTACCCAGTAATAACCGCTGTATAAGCAACAACATCCTTATCTAGGATCGCTTCAAATGCTTGCCGTGCGTCCTCCATATTCCACAAGCTGGAGTAGAATCCCACAAGAGAAAACCCATAAATTAGTATTCATTAGATCAATCTTGAAACCATCCACATGAACTCCTCTTCCAAAATCTACATTCTGAGCTCAATACACTTCTTAAAACCAAATGTAACAGCTGAACTATCAACTCATCCCCTGAGActttaaatttaaatagaaaacAAAGAACTTCCTTGAAATAACTAGCTTCAAAATATCCAACGATGGCTGAATTGAAAAGAGAAAGGTTTCTGCTAACGAAACACCAATTTGAATTCAGGTAAACCACAAAAACTACCACACAAATTCAACAGCTTGGACCCCAGATAGATGCTATCTCCAAATCCATGCACTATGATGCAAGTATGAAGCCTCTGTAGGGATCTGATATCTAAACATGATTGCATACAACAAGCAAACCTCTCTGCAGTATAGAGTTCTTGGAATGCTGACTCCACTCCATGACATCCGCATAACCTTGGACGAAATCTACAGGGCACCAAAGGAAACATCTTTTTCATTGGCAATCAAAACCCAGATGGAAAAAAGCCATCTTTCCTTGAGGAATGAACTGGATTTCTCAACAACTATACGAAATTCTAGCTTCCGCAACTGCAATCTGGATTTCTTAACAAGGATTTATAcagtatctcaaaaaaaaaaaaaaaatcgttttTGGAACACAACTGGAAATCAGATGAAAGAAGAATGCATCTAATATCAATTGCACCAAATTCcattgaaaaagaaaaatcaattgcACAGAAAGGAGCAACATTTTTTATTAAAACGGACAAATTAGAAGCCTAGAAAATGTAGAAACCCTAATTTTTTATCCAGTTGTTACGACAAGGAAATCCAAGATTGCCGACCAAATGAGGTCGAAAAACCCGGAGAATTCGGGATGACAATGGTAGGGAGTCACAGCGGAGCCTCCCTCCCCTTAATCCCCTTGATCCCCTTGCCCTCCCTGGCCTTATCGAAAGGGACCCCGACTGTCCGAGGGGGCGACGCCGGGAGACGGGACGAGAAGCACCGGTACCGGAGGTCCTCGGCATTGGCAGTGCACTCGCTCTCCGACCCCTCGTCGAAATTGAGGGCGTAGCTGAGTGGGTCGTAGCTGAAGTCCGACGAGTGGTGGCGGCGGTGGTGCTTTCCGGTGGCGTGGGAGGAGATGAGGGCGCGGTACTTCCCCCGGAGCTCCGGCAGCTCGTGAGTCTTTAAGCGGAGCCACGTGGTGGGGGAGCGGAGCAGCGACGCCTCCTGCCGCTCGCCGACGCCACTGGGAGAGTCCGGTGCCCCACCGTCGCCGACGGCACCGAAGCACGCGGAGAGGCAGAACGAGGAGTGGTGGCGGTGTTTCGGCCTCAGAGGCGGTGGAGGCGAAGGCGAGTCGGAGAACCGGTTGTCGGAGCCCATACCGCTTCCATAAGACATTAGAATTCCAGAGGcattagaaaatatattaaaaaaataaatattagatgctatttataatttatcagaaaatatattaaaatattttaaacaaaATAATATGACCTCGACTTAATTAAGCATCGATGTCTGATTTAGAAATTCTCCTTCCACCTTTCACTGGTATTAAGGGCAACCTCTAATTTGATATCCATTTTTAAGTTAGTTAGAGGATTTTGCAACAACAATATGATTAGTTttgttatttcatttttttttttttcccattgcAAGATATTCATCCTCTACCCATCTTTTCTATCCAACGGTTAGCAactcatatctaaaatttatgcAAACAATATATATCTTTTAAAATTAGTTAATTTAAATTTAGAATTAATTTCCAATAAGTTTGCCCAATTGATCTTTCAAGTTTgtgtaacattttttttttttttttacccttgCAAACATTGTAAAGCGGGAACAACAATATCACAATacccacaaaagaaaaaaaaaaaacaagtcttCTTATTGCTAGGAAAACGAGCATGAGGGGCTTCGCTTACACTCATCACATTGGTTGGGGTGTCTCTATATTTGTGTTGCTATTACCTCTCACGagaaccctctcttcctcttggtcCATCACCTCTGGTCACCATCCCCATCCTTGGAGATTTGCTTACCACCTTCACTCAAAAGTATGCAATAGGAGTGTGTCGCACACCTCTatgacagatttttttttttttttttttggtgtaaaaGTAAACTTCTTTAAACAAATAGAATAATTAACTGTTTAATTACAGCAGCAACCTGTGAAATAAATATACAAAAAAGAGGCATAGAAGGAAGGAGGAATATACACGGGATGAGTAGCTTGTTCTGTAACACAAACAGAGAGAGAACAAAAGAGTGAAGAAAAGACGCATGATGCTTTATCTGTGAGACACTGGAATTATGACAGATTTATTTTATTACTCTATGACGATAGTTTTAATAACTTCGGATGGGGTCTTAGTTGCCGTAGTGGGTACTTGCCTATGTTCATTGTTGCAATGCTACTGTATTGGCATGATCATAATTATAGGAAGTTTGTAGCTTTTTTCTAGTCAATGTTGATATGTATATCACAATTTTTCATTCTATGGTTGTTGCTTTTATATGGTTATTAAGTGAAAGCCcctaaaactaaatttaattttaaaatgctTCCATTGTTGCTAAGGAAGTTCATAGGAAAGACCTCCATGTGCATAATTTGATTTTGGTCATGAGGCAATAATAGAATGACATCTCCTTCAATGGTAGGTTTGGGACAAAGATAGGtccaaaagaaatgaaaagaggatcTATCTTGTATGCCCAATAATGTCCTTCTTCTCCCATCCTATTTAGGATTGGGAAGAGAGGGTGCTTATGGGCATTGATCTTAAGATCGtggagaaagaggagaaaaaggtAGTAGTTCACCTAATCATGCTCCAACCATAGTAGACCCAACAACATCACCATCAATAGTGCCTCCTTGCTCCATCGATGATGGTGACCATGGAAAAGAgccttagattttttttaataatttataataatgaattttaattttattatagtcTTGGCAACTCGAAACATGATAAATCAAGTAATCAGaacaataaatcaaaaaaaatatatagaatatttACAATAAAAGTATCAACTAAGATTGTATATTTTTAGACCATCATAAAATTACAATTTCATTTAACCCACATGATGCACATAGtacatttttttttgattttttaaattattttaaaaataaaatttaataatttaataattataataaatagaagATTTTAAtgactaaatttttattatatattaagtaataaattttaatgatgatCGAACAAAAATTTTTCTCATTCATATTGACACCGTCAATACTAACATCTACATTGTGAATGTTGCACAAATTGAATCTCATTAGAAACTCTTATTATTAATATCAGCCTCACACAATGTGCAAGTGTGatcctatttttttattttaattatttttaaattttaatataataatgaataaaaaaatttaataatcaatttttttttatacacaTTAAAAATAAACTGTAATAGTGATTGGGCATATCAAAAGCGGCatcattaataaatattatattaaataattaattttaataatgacTATATCAGTATGCACATAATAGGCGAAGAACTTCAAACAAATAATTGAGCAGACACCCCCATCATTAATATTGGTACGATTGATATTGGCATTTACATAACAAATAAAAAACTATGCACAAGTAGAGCTTCCATCCGAAAACCCCCATCATGAATAATGACCTCGCATGACGCATGAGGtactatattttttatcttttttcaaaTTCTTATTACAATATAgcaatataattaattataataaataaaaaattcaaataattaattttttattgtacattgaatatcaaattttaataatgaTTGAGTACATTAACATCAACATTATTAATATCCAGTGCATATTAAATAACGAACTTCAATGATGATGACCACATGAACATCAATATCATTAATATTGACATCCACTGTGAATAGAGTGCTCTACATTTAGAAATATATAATAGATTTCCTTATATTTATGCACTAATATGAATTAATCATCACTCTGATGTGACAGATAAGCCAAACTGTAATGCTAGAATCATGAGCATGCATAGAAAAATAGTATAGGGTCCCCAGACCCTTGCTCTAAGTTTATCAGGGTCATCTCTATTCACCCAGACCCTTGCCTTCACAGCCTTCATAAAATATGTTCTGAGCATAAATTTCACATAAGTTATATGCTCTAAGTCCTATCAAAATAATTCAGCATTTATTAGTATGAAATGTACAAGCTGTTTTAACTCCAAAACACTTGATCAAGGGCCCAAATTAGCGCCAACATGTACAAGACATTCCGTCTCTAACAACCAAACACTCAGAAAATTGCCATTCTGATGACTCTATAAAATTATGATCATATATGCAGCCCTCTAAGCTCTACTTCTGAGGAGCAGAGGCATTTGCTAAGGGAAATCGCTGCCTACGACATCGTCTTGTGGTCCTTCCCCACCCCATCATGCTTGTCCCTCCAAGCTGTAGTTCAGTATAAGTAGGCTGTGTTGGGAGATGACTGACATGAACCTCTTCCACAGTAACGGCCAAGCTTCTTGGCCGCTTCCTTCCCCTTGTTTGCCCATTGCGACCTGTGCTCTGTCTAGCTGAACCAGTCTGCCAAGGCTTGCCTGATGCTCTCATCAGCCCTCCAAGAATCTGAAGATCTTCTGCTACTTCAAGCCTTGACAATGATGCAAGGCCTGGTAGAATATCTTTCTGGAAATCCTTCCTTTGCCTTCTTTTTCGCGCCTGGCCCCTCCGAGGCTTTGTTAGAAGCAGTGGAGCAGTGCCTGCTTCCTCATTCTTTGGTTTCTCTTGCACCCATGATCTGCACATGTATTCATCTTCCTTCATCGCCTCAAGCTTCAACGTCAAGGACTCGAATGAATCCATCCCATCATCTGAATGTTCAGAGCCACCATCTCTTCCTTTTGGCACTCCACTCCCTGCACTGGATAAAACTACATCTGCAAACCATCGCAAGGAATCACATGATGCTGGGGCCGATAAGCAAAATGCGATGCCATCTGAATGGGCAGAGACATCTAATGACATGGAAATGATAATCTCTGCTGCCACTCCACGAGGGATGTCATGAGAGAATTCTGTTTCCTGTGAACCATCTTTGCTCAAAGACATTTCAACAGGCTTCTCGAGGTGATTCATCCATGTGATTTTACCCTGAGAACATACACTACCTTCTTCCCATGCACCGATTGGTGTTTCCAAGTCAATGTTGCAAGCAAGTTTTGCAGCCACACCTGTAAGGGAAAGTGATGATGGAGCCTCTTCCCCACCTGTAGCACAGTTCAAATTAATGATGCCTCCTTTACCTAGACTATGATTTCTAGTACCCTTTCCTTTTTCACTGAACTTCACATCATCAGCTAAAGATTGTCTGTAACATGAGACAGGCGAGTAGTTAGTACTCTGTTGGCTCTTATCAAGAAGAGGAAAGACAGGAATTCTTTTGCTATTCGGGCCATCAAACGCCTCATGCCTATTAATTTTGGTCTCCTTGATCTGAAATGGCGATAGAGAATGCTGTGGAACACACAGAGAAGAACCTTTCTCCCTGTCTGTTCTACTTGCAAATTCTGGAGTCATGTTTTCACATCTAGAAATCAGCTGGGAATAATCCTTTTTGAAGCCTAACTCCATTTGAGGGGCACACAGTTCTTTATCAGAAGATCCATTACAGGCTGACTTTGTTTTGAGCCAAGGTAACCCCTCTGATGATCCATCATGTTTCCCTGCTAAATCTTGTTTGGCAGTGAGGTCATCTAGAATTCCATTCATAATACTCCGATTCAAATTCACATCCCTTCCAGATTTATTGTCTATGCCCTCCTTGAAGCGCTTTCGCACTTCCAGACTCCCGGAGCTCTGACATGCTGAAATATCACCATTGCTATTGGGGTCTGGCTGATCAAGGATGACCGATGGGAGCAGTGAATATGTTGAAGATTCAGAATCCAATTGCAAACCATGGCGAAGGCCATTTGGAAAGGAGGATTTACTCCCCACGTGCGAGTGTGACGTCAATTTCCCATTGCACTGCAGTTTGCCAGAAGCATTACTAGGCTGttgagcattagaactcttctgTGAATTCATCATTACAGATCCATTGAAGCATGGAAGTGCTTGAACTGCAATTGGGATGTGCCTTATACTATGGCCTGGCTTTCTCCAAGATGAAGCTTGTGGAGATGCGGCAGTAGAACAGGCTGATTGAGAAACAACTGAGAGTGGACCGGTCAGTTGAGGGTATGTCACAGCTGATTGATTTGAGCAAACAAGGTGTGGAATTCTTCCAGAGATTTCAATAGATTGTGATGTTTTCTCCCTGAACCACCTATTTGTTTTATTCTGATCAGGTAAATGAGTTTCATGAGCTTTCTTAAGCTTCAATTGAATTGACTCAGATGACATTGGGTATTTCTCATTGCGTGAACCAGAATTAAAAGAATTCAAATTGCTTCTACTTCGGCCTATAACAAGTAAAAGCCACAAAAGAGAGTCAATTCTCGTGGTACCACCAACCTGAACCTAAGATCTTAACAGAAGACTGAAAAAAGGCTAAAATTTAGAATATGCTGTAGAATATAATGCAATGAAAGTGGGGAAGCAATAATCCTAAGCTTTGGATAGTGGACTAGCAAGTCCTCACTGCAGTATGGAAGTAGTAATTTTAATCAATTAAGTTCCTAAAGTCAACACAGATTCACGCAAGCTGAGACAATATTCTACAACATAGAATATTCTAAAGCAACCAAACAAATATCTTAGATGTAAAGAACAAATGCGATCATGCCTTCAGCTgatcctctcattttctttttgtttctttttgcaaCTTTTTTGACTAAATTGCAaacatataaaattataaatgggTCAATGCCATAGTAACCTAGCAGCATGACATCAAGAACCAGTGTTGTTCAGCATCCATCCCAGATCCTTCAGCAAAAACATTCACCACTGCTAATATGAACTATGATGAAAAAAAACTTGACTCGTCACCAAAACCTCCAAGAATCACCACATGAAGAACCTAACAAACTTAAAGCTTACAATTAATTCTACAGTAAATTTGAAGCTCCAAACAGCAACATCTTTCCAATTCTTTAACCATTTTAGCACTTCATAAAGCCAATATAATTTCAATTCAACTTGAACCATTCTTCAATTACCTCTTTAATTTGATAAATGTTTAAATCCAGGAAGcaatcttgagaaaaaaattatcttgatAATGTCATTAAGTATAATATGAAATAAGGTTCGCCATCTCGATACCGGATTCTATACTGGTACTATCCTATTACAATGTTGGTATGCGATTCGGTATGATACAAGATAGTGTACCGAGT is part of the Elaeis guineensis isolate ETL-2024a chromosome 15, EG11, whole genome shotgun sequence genome and harbors:
- the LOC105032238 gene encoding uncharacterized protein; amino-acid sequence: MSYGSGMGSDNRFSDSPSPPPPLRPKHRHHSSFCLSACFGAVGDGGAPDSPSGVGERQEASLLRSPTTWLRLKTHELPELRGKYRALISSHATGKHHRRHHSSDFSYDPLSYALNFDEGSESECTANAEDLRYRCFSSRLPASPPRTVGVPFDKAREGKGIKGIKGREAPL
- the LOC105032239 gene encoding uncharacterized protein isoform X2; its protein translation is MGAKVQCKSYIPGYHSMKDLNNDSNSSYSLYYEHKIFNGQIYNGFKMRPVNEYSEYDKEMLKRTMLEHEAVFRKQVFELHRLYRVQKYLMDELKRKQSCRYSAPAWASHSNTLSSQMPHEICGKTWQMPHQSLANTSYRRATVPDTDNKKPTLNFLKENEFSPENGGSLDKRPLDPELKRFPKKMFDLHLPAEVYIDSEDAERTEKEIVADSHVRVADTLNKVHGVDPESNVKLTLVTGDDDSSREGSWKSYLHSRGGHSIHCLADLNEPIKDLDGKGAAGTVSNGLRTQHKEVQGHLLPMKLRTNFVRGDFFMDGYRNEGSCSNSLNTDKQESRQEWQPLDDDAGRSRSNLNSFNSGSRNEKYPMSSESIQLKLKKAHETHLPDQNKTNRWFREKTSQSIEISGRIPHLVCSNQSAVTYPQLTGPLSVVSQSACSTAASPQASSWRKPGHSIRHIPIAVQALPCFNGSVMMNSQKSSNAQQPSNASGKLQCNGKLTSHSHVGSKSSFPNGLRHGLQLDSESSTYSLLPSVILDQPDPNSNGDISACQSSGSLEVRKRFKEGIDNKSGRDVNLNRSIMNGILDDLTAKQDLAGKHDGSSEGLPWLKTKSACNGSSDKELCAPQMELGFKKDYSQLISRCENMTPEFASRTDREKGSSLCVPQHSLSPFQIKETKINRHEAFDGPNSKRIPVFPLLDKSQQSTNYSPVSCYRQSLADDVKFSEKGKGTRNHSLGKGGIINLNCATGGEEAPSSLSLTGVAAKLACNIDLETPIGAWEEGSVCSQGKITWMNHLEKPVEMSLSKDGSQETEFSHDIPRGVAAEIIISMSLDVSAHSDGIAFCLSAPASCDSLRWFADVVLSSAGSGVPKGRDGGSEHSDDGMDSFESLTLKLEAMKEDEYMCRSWVQEKPKNEEAGTAPLLLTKPRRGQARKRRQRKDFQKDILPGLASLSRLEVAEDLQILGGLMRASGKPWQTGSARQSTGRNGQTRGRKRPRSLAVTVEEVHVSHLPTQPTYTELQLGGTSMMGWGRTTRRCRRQRFPLANASAPQK
- the LOC105032239 gene encoding uncharacterized protein isoform X1: MIKRGYGRGMGAKVQCKSYIPGYHSMKDLNNDSNSSYSLYYEHKIFNGQIYNGFKMRPVNEYSEYDKEMLKRTMLEHEAVFRKQVFELHRLYRVQKYLMDELKRKQSCRYSAPAWASHSNTLSSQMPHEICGKTWQMPHQSLANTSYRRATVPDTDNKKPTLNFLKENEFSPENGGSLDKRPLDPELKRFPKKMFDLHLPAEVYIDSEDAERTEKEIVADSHVRVADTLNKVHGVDPESNVKLTLVTGDDDSSREGSWKSYLHSRGGHSIHCLADLNEPIKDLDGKGAAGTVSNGLRTQHKEVQGHLLPMKLRTNFVRGDFFMDGYRNEGSCSNSLNTDKQESRQEWQPLDDDAGRSRSNLNSFNSGSRNEKYPMSSESIQLKLKKAHETHLPDQNKTNRWFREKTSQSIEISGRIPHLVCSNQSAVTYPQLTGPLSVVSQSACSTAASPQASSWRKPGHSIRHIPIAVQALPCFNGSVMMNSQKSSNAQQPSNASGKLQCNGKLTSHSHVGSKSSFPNGLRHGLQLDSESSTYSLLPSVILDQPDPNSNGDISACQSSGSLEVRKRFKEGIDNKSGRDVNLNRSIMNGILDDLTAKQDLAGKHDGSSEGLPWLKTKSACNGSSDKELCAPQMELGFKKDYSQLISRCENMTPEFASRTDREKGSSLCVPQHSLSPFQIKETKINRHEAFDGPNSKRIPVFPLLDKSQQSTNYSPVSCYRQSLADDVKFSEKGKGTRNHSLGKGGIINLNCATGGEEAPSSLSLTGVAAKLACNIDLETPIGAWEEGSVCSQGKITWMNHLEKPVEMSLSKDGSQETEFSHDIPRGVAAEIIISMSLDVSAHSDGIAFCLSAPASCDSLRWFADVVLSSAGSGVPKGRDGGSEHSDDGMDSFESLTLKLEAMKEDEYMCRSWVQEKPKNEEAGTAPLLLTKPRRGQARKRRQRKDFQKDILPGLASLSRLEVAEDLQILGGLMRASGKPWQTGSARQSTGRNGQTRGRKRPRSLAVTVEEVHVSHLPTQPTYTELQLGGTSMMGWGRTTRRCRRQRFPLANASAPQK